A DNA window from Daucus carota subsp. sativus chromosome 3, DH1 v3.0, whole genome shotgun sequence contains the following coding sequences:
- the LOC108211774 gene encoding NAC domain-containing protein 46: protein MEQEAEHSAKVKPGFHFHPTALELIVHYLQTKVLGVSYHQGIINEHVDLYRDVTPEQLKGDAIIHRNEYMYFFSQVAKKHVNGKKCSRVVVDDQGTSLGYWKASQKGAEILGANGVAIGLETRLVFYTADGRKTAWLMIEYKLADNPYHKMDREWTICKVYEGGRTSHEEDAEGILEH, encoded by the exons ATGGAACAAGAAGCAGAGCACAGTGCGAAAGTAAAACCCGGATTTCACTTTCACCCAACTGCGTTGGAACTAATAGTTCATTATCTCCAAACCAAGGTTCTTGGAGTATCGTATCATCAAGGTATTATCAATGAGCATGTCGATCTTTATCGCGACGTTACTCCGGAACAACtaaaag GTGATGCAATTATTCATAGGAACGAATACATGTATTTCTTCTCTCAAGTAGCAAAGAAACATGTGAATGGAAAGAAGTGTAGCAGAGTTGTGGTTGATGACCAAGGAACTTCACTAGGTTACTGGAAGGCCTCCCAGAAGGGCGCTGAAATCCTAGGGGCCAACGGAGTTGCCATCGGACTTGAGACGCGGCTAGTTTTTTACACTGCAGATGGTCGAAAGACCGCATGGCTTATGATTGAATATAAGCTTGCAGACAATCCATATCACAAG ATGGATAGAGAATGGACGATCTGTAAAGTGTACGAAGGTGGTCGAACTAGTCATGAAGAAGATGCTGAAGGAATCCTGGAACATTAG